The genomic interval TCATCGCCGAACAGGACCGCGAACGCGCCGCCGGCAAACATGTGACCTTCGGAGAGATGGCCCTGCGTCAGAAACTGCTCACGGCGGAACAGCTGCGATTTGCCATCAACCTGCAAAAACGCCTGGCCTACGACCCCGGGCGCAACAAGCCGCTCTGGGCGACCATGCTGGAGAACGGGGTCCTGAAGCCTTCCCAGATTCACCTGCTGCTCGGCGAGCACGAACGCACGGGCCGTCCGGTCGAACAGCTCATGGTCGACCAGGGCCTGGTCAGTGAGGGGATGTTGCGCGTCTTCCAGGAGATGCACAGCAGCCGCTGAGCGTGCCAGCGAGGCCGGTCGATGTCACCCGAGCATCGCTGCAAGACCAGGCCCCACGTTACGTTGGCGGGTTTGGTCACGGACAGCGAGCCCTTCGCTCGGCTAGGCTGGCCATGCTTGTGTTCTCGGATGACCGATCCGTCGGGGAGGGCCCCTTGGATCCCACAACGACCTCGGGGCTTGCCCCTGACAGGGCGCTCTATCACGCCTGGCTGGTGGATGGAGAGCCGGAATGGACGCTCACCCGCGTCACCTCGTCGATCTTGCGCGCCGACAGCCCGGGCGCCGTGCTGCTGGCGCGGCGCGCGGCGCTTTCCGCAGTGGAGCGACGGGCCCAGGACGCGCCCAGCCAGCCGCTGCCGGAGGCGGATTGGCTGCATGCGATCGATGCGCTGGCCGCTGCCGCGCTGGAGATTCTGCGGCTGAGGGCCCGCTGCGACCTGCGCGACGCGGATCTCGAAGCCGCCCTCGCGCGGCTGCGTGACGCCGAGGAAGAAGCCAACACGGATGTGCTGACGGGCCTGGCCAACCGGCGGAACTTCCTCGAGCACGCCGACCGCCAGGTGGCGATCGCCCAGCGCTACGGCAGCCCGCTGGCCGTGCTGCTGCTGGACGTGGACCATTTCAAGGCCTGCAACGATCTCTACGGGCACGCCGCGGGTGACGTGGTGCTGCGCCAGGTGGCGGCCACCCTCAGCGCGGAACTGCGCCACTGCGACCTGGCCGCCCGCTACGGCGGCGAGGAATTCACCGTGCTGTGCCCCAGCACGGACGCGCAACAGGCGCTCCAGCTGGCCGAGCGACTGCGGCAGGCGATCGAGGACACGATCCTGCTCGGCGGCGTCAGTGGCGTCGAGGTCCCACAGGGCGTGACGGTCTCGGTCGGCGTGGCCACCGCCCAGACCGGGCAGGACGCGATCGAGCAGATCCTGCAACGCGCCGATGCGGCCCTCTACCGTGCCAAGCGCGAGGGCCGGAACCGGGTGGTGAGCGCCGACTTCGGCGGCATCCCCTGCCTCTGAACGGCCCCTGAAAACGACGCGACGCCCCCCCGGCGCGGCGCTGGTTGACGTAACATGGGGGGATGCCGCGTCGTGCTCAGACTCCCCCCCGCCCTGCCGCCTCGCCTGCCGCGCGTGGCGTCGTGATCGTGGAATCGCCCAACAAGGCCAAAACACTGCGCCAGTTGCTCGGCCGCCAGTGGGAGATCATCGCGACGGTGGGCCACTTCTGCGACCTGCCGGAGCGCAGCCTGGGGGTCGAAGTGGAGAATGGCTTCCGCCCGACCTACGTCTACCACCCGGACCGCAAGGCCGTCGTGGCCCAGTTACGTGCCCTGCGCGAGCGCTACGCGCCGGAAGCGATCATCGTGGCCTCGGACGCCGACCGCGAGGGGGAGGCCATCGGCTGGCACATCGCCCGCACCGCGGGCTTGCGCCCCGAAGAGGTGCAGCGGGCCGAATTTCACGAGATCACGCCGGCCGGGGTCCAGCGCGCCCTGTCGCGGCTGCGCCCGCTCGACCTCGGGCTGGTGGCAGCCCAGGAAGCCCGCCGGATCCTGGACCGCCTGGTGGGCTACAGCGTGTCCCCGGTGGTGCGCGATCGCCTGCCGCACGAACGCGAGGTGTCGGCCGGCCGCGTGCAATCGGTGGCCTTGCGCGTGGTGGTGGACCGCGAAAACGCCATCCGGGCTTTCGTTCCGGAGGCGTTCTGGCGAATCGAGGCGCATTACCCCTGGCCGCAGGAGCCCGCGCGCGAGTGGACCGCCGAGCTGGTCGGGCGTGGCGAGGCGGCCCGCCCGACCCCTCACCCGATCCGCACCGAGGCCGAGGCCCAGGCGATCGCCCAGGCCCTCGCGGCCGTGCCTCATCGCGTGGCACGCCTCGAGCGGAAAGAAAGCAAGCGCCATCCCCCCGCCCCCCTGATCACCGCCACCATGCTGCAACGGGCCTCCGCCCGGCTCGGCATGAGCCCGGAGGAGACCACCCGGCACGCCAAGGGCCTGTTCGAAGCGGGCCTGGTCACCTACATCCGCACCGACGACCCGAGCGTCGCCCCGGAATTCCAGCGCGAGACCCTGGCCTGGCTCGCCAGCCGGTACGGCGCTGAGATCGTTCCTGGCCGCCCCAATCGGGCCAAGGCCAAGGGCCCGCAAAGCCAGGGCGCCCACGAGTGCATCCGGCCAACCCAGCTGGACGACGCCCGCGCGGCCAACCTGACCGGACGAGCGCGCGCGCTCTACGACATGATCCGGGAGACCTATCTGGCCAGCCAGTGCAAACCAGCCCGCTATGACGTCACGGAGGCCTGGCTGAGCGCCACGGCGGAAGCGAATGAGGGCTGGGTCTTGAAGGCCAGCGGTCGCATTCTGCGCGACCCGGGCTTCCTGGCCCTGTTCGGGCACGTCGCCGAAGAGGAGGGCGAGGGCGGCGCCGCCCAGGCGCCGCTGCCCCCCTTGCGCGAGGGCGAGGCCTTCGCCCCCCTCCGCGTCACGCCCAGCGAACACTGGACCCGTCCCCCGGAGCGCTTCACCGAGGCCAGCCTGATCAAGTACCTGGAGGCGCGGGGCATCGGCCGCCCAAGCACCTATGCCGCCATGGTCGAGAAGATCCGGCAGCGCGCCTTCGTGGCCCTTGTCGATCGGCGCTGCCTGAGCCCCACCCCCAAGGGAGAGGCGGTCGATGGCGAACTGCGGCGCTTTTTCTCGGCCATCATCAAGGAGGGCTTCACGGCCGAACTGGAGACCCGACTGGATGCGATCGCACGGCGCGAGGAAAACTGGCGGGCCTTCATGGCGGACTTCTGGGCCCACCTGACGCCCTTGCTCAGTGCGGCCCGCGCCACGCCGCTGGTGCGCTCGGCCGAGCCACCGCCGGCCCCTCCGGAGACTCCCCCGGCGCGCCCATCCAGCGGGCGCCCCCGCCGCCGGGGCGACGCCGCTGGGGCCGCGGCCTCGGGCGGCCGCAAGCCTCGCAAGGCAGGCAAAGGCACCGCCACACGTCCCCGTCGTTCTGCCCCGGAGGCTGCTCTCGACGGGCCGATGCCCCCGTGCCCGCGCTGTCGAGAGGCCTTCCTGCGTCCCATCAGCGCCAGCAAGGACGGACGTCGTTACCTCGTGTGCGGCCGGGACCAACCGGGGCGCCGGCTGTGTGGTTTCATCATGGCCGCCGACGACACGCAAAACCCGGCCTGCCCCCGCTGTGGCGCAGCGACCCGCCGACTTCCTACCGGCGGTTTCGGCTGTGTGCGCTGGCAACGGGAGGGCGGCCCCGAAAGCTGCGACGGCCGCCTCCCGGGTTGAGGTGCCGGCGGCGGCGGGCGTGCGACGCGGGCGTGCGGCGGGTAGACATGGGGCACGATGCCCACCACGCTGCCCGACCGGGAACCGCCCGTTCCGTTGCGAACCTGGCTCGGCCTGCTGAAGCCCGGCCGCTGGGGCCAGTTGCTGAAAAACCTGGTCTACGCGCGCCGCTTCACCTCGCTCGGCAGCCCGATCCTGGTGACCGGCTGGCCGGAGATCTCCAACGACGGAGAATTGCACGTGGGCAAGGGCTTCTCGCTCATGTCCCAGATCGCCCGCATCAGCATCGGCATCTATCCAGGCGCCACCGTGCGCATCGGCGAGAACGTGGTGATCAACAACGGCACGATC from Candidatus Sericytochromatia bacterium carries:
- a CDS encoding GGDEF domain-containing protein, with the protein product MDPTTTSGLAPDRALYHAWLVDGEPEWTLTRVTSSILRADSPGAVLLARRAALSAVERRAQDAPSQPLPEADWLHAIDALAAAALEILRLRARCDLRDADLEAALARLRDAEEEANTDVLTGLANRRNFLEHADRQVAIAQRYGSPLAVLLLDVDHFKACNDLYGHAAGDVVLRQVAATLSAELRHCDLAARYGGEEFTVLCPSTDAQQALQLAERLRQAIEDTILLGGVSGVEVPQGVTVSVGVATAQTGQDAIEQILQRADAALYRAKREGRNRVVSADFGGIPCL
- the topA gene encoding type I DNA topoisomerase, producing MPRRAQTPPRPAASPAARGVVIVESPNKAKTLRQLLGRQWEIIATVGHFCDLPERSLGVEVENGFRPTYVYHPDRKAVVAQLRALRERYAPEAIIVASDADREGEAIGWHIARTAGLRPEEVQRAEFHEITPAGVQRALSRLRPLDLGLVAAQEARRILDRLVGYSVSPVVRDRLPHEREVSAGRVQSVALRVVVDRENAIRAFVPEAFWRIEAHYPWPQEPAREWTAELVGRGEAARPTPHPIRTEAEAQAIAQALAAVPHRVARLERKESKRHPPAPLITATMLQRASARLGMSPEETTRHAKGLFEAGLVTYIRTDDPSVAPEFQRETLAWLASRYGAEIVPGRPNRAKAKGPQSQGAHECIRPTQLDDARAANLTGRARALYDMIRETYLASQCKPARYDVTEAWLSATAEANEGWVLKASGRILRDPGFLALFGHVAEEEGEGGAAQAPLPPLREGEAFAPLRVTPSEHWTRPPERFTEASLIKYLEARGIGRPSTYAAMVEKIRQRAFVALVDRRCLSPTPKGEAVDGELRRFFSAIIKEGFTAELETRLDAIARREENWRAFMADFWAHLTPLLSAARATPLVRSAEPPPAPPETPPARPSSGRPRRRGDAAGAAASGGRKPRKAGKGTATRPRRSAPEAALDGPMPPCPRCREAFLRPISASKDGRRYLVCGRDQPGRRLCGFIMAADDTQNPACPRCGAATRRLPTGGFGCVRWQREGGPESCDGRLPG